In one Corallococcus sp. EGB genomic region, the following are encoded:
- a CDS encoding ABC transporter permease: MGRYILRRLGFYLIAAWASLTLNFVIPRLAPGDPAAAMFARFEGKVAPEAMGALKAAFGFTDAPLYAQYFTYLKHLVQGDLGMSYAYFPSRVSEVIGTGLMWTVGLAGVAVIISFVVGSFLGVLAAWNRGGWLDSALAPALAFLGAFPYFWLAMLALYLFGFVLGWFPLRHAYGHDMEPGLSFAFAADVARHAVLPASSIVVATLGGWMLGMRNTMVATLGTDSIRLAHARGLPPRQVMLRYAARNALLPNVTSFGMAVGFVLSGSLLTEIVFSYPGTGYLLILAVRNQDYPLMQGLFLVITLAVLAANFAVDLLCLWLDPRTRAHA; the protein is encoded by the coding sequence ATGGGCCGCTACATCCTCCGGCGACTGGGCTTCTACCTCATCGCCGCGTGGGCCTCGCTCACGCTCAACTTCGTGATTCCGCGGCTGGCTCCCGGCGATCCGGCCGCGGCCATGTTCGCGCGCTTCGAGGGCAAGGTCGCGCCGGAGGCCATGGGCGCGCTGAAGGCCGCCTTCGGCTTCACGGACGCGCCGCTCTATGCCCAGTACTTCACCTACCTGAAGCACCTGGTGCAGGGCGACCTGGGCATGTCCTACGCGTACTTCCCTTCGCGCGTCTCCGAAGTCATCGGCACGGGCCTGATGTGGACGGTGGGGCTGGCTGGCGTGGCGGTGATCATCAGCTTCGTGGTGGGGTCCTTCCTGGGCGTGCTCGCCGCGTGGAACCGGGGCGGGTGGCTGGACTCGGCGCTGGCGCCCGCGCTCGCGTTCCTGGGGGCCTTCCCCTACTTCTGGCTGGCCATGCTGGCGCTGTACCTCTTCGGTTTCGTGCTGGGGTGGTTCCCGCTGCGCCACGCGTACGGGCACGACATGGAGCCTGGGCTTTCGTTCGCGTTCGCCGCGGACGTGGCCCGCCACGCGGTGCTGCCCGCGTCCTCCATCGTGGTGGCCACGCTGGGCGGGTGGATGCTCGGCATGCGCAACACGATGGTGGCCACGCTGGGGACGGACTCCATCCGCCTGGCGCACGCGCGCGGCCTGCCGCCCCGGCAGGTGATGCTGCGCTACGCGGCCCGCAACGCGCTTCTGCCCAACGTCACCAGCTTCGGCATGGCGGTGGGCTTCGTGCTGTCCGGTTCGCTGCTCACGGAGATCGTCTTCTCCTATCCGGGCACGGGCTACCTGCTCATCCTCGCCGTGCGCAACCAGGACTACCCGCTGATGCAGGGCCTGTTCCTGGTCATCACCCTGGCGGTGCTCGCGGCGAACTTCGCCGTGGACCTCCTCTGCCTCTGGCTGGACCCGAGGACCCGCGCCCATGCGTGA
- a CDS encoding dipeptide/oligopeptide/nickel ABC transporter permease/ATP-binding protein, whose amino-acid sequence MRDFLRRLSRHRKAGVGGGLLLFFLLLAVVGPFFVMDPTELVGRPHQPPSAAHWFGTTGQGQDVLAQTVVGSRQTLAVGFAVGALVTLMGALVGVTAGYLGRRVDDVLSLTTNVFLVIPGMPLAIVLGAYLPSGPLRMVAVLTVAGWAWNARVFRAESLALRGRDFVSAAVVTGESHSRIVSRELLPNMASLVGSSFIGNTLYAVGAQVGLEFLGLGDVSVVTWGTNLYWAGNDAALLTRSWWIFVPTGLCIALVGFALTLLSSAIDEMTNPALRVHKPAALPVSTAPRAQLEKPVPGVLLRVQDLCIDYATEKGASRVVDSVSFDVAPGEVFGLAGESGSGKSTIGSALLGLLPSSARVTQGRILFNGMDVTALEGQAQRAFRWRQVSMVFQSAMSALNPVLTLGEQFHDTLAAHGSVSRASSYARARELLGMVGLSPDLVTAWPHQLSGGMRQRVGIALALALEPRLIIMDEPTTALDVVVQKELLQRMVELKQRLGFAMLFITHDLPLLLALSDRVGVLQGGRLVEVDTSANLRAGARHPYTQLLLSSFPHLSAKDVAPVPQPVTQAPELSVARPSRRIAAVPGGHR is encoded by the coding sequence ATGCGTGACTTCCTGCGAAGGCTCTCCCGCCACCGGAAGGCGGGGGTAGGGGGCGGTCTGCTCCTGTTCTTCCTCCTGCTCGCGGTGGTGGGGCCGTTCTTCGTGATGGATCCCACGGAGCTCGTGGGCCGGCCGCACCAGCCGCCCAGCGCGGCGCACTGGTTCGGCACCACGGGCCAGGGGCAGGACGTGCTCGCGCAGACGGTGGTGGGCTCGCGCCAGACTCTGGCGGTGGGCTTCGCGGTGGGCGCGCTCGTGACGCTGATGGGCGCGTTGGTGGGCGTCACCGCGGGCTACCTGGGCCGCCGCGTGGACGACGTGCTGTCGCTCACCACCAACGTGTTCCTGGTGATCCCCGGCATGCCGCTGGCCATCGTGCTGGGCGCGTACCTGCCCTCCGGGCCGCTGCGCATGGTGGCGGTGCTGACCGTGGCGGGCTGGGCCTGGAACGCGCGCGTGTTCCGAGCGGAGTCGCTGGCGCTGCGCGGGCGCGACTTCGTGTCCGCGGCGGTGGTGACGGGAGAGAGCCACTCGCGCATCGTGTCGCGCGAGCTGCTGCCGAACATGGCGTCGCTGGTGGGCTCGTCGTTCATCGGCAACACGCTCTACGCCGTGGGCGCGCAGGTGGGCCTGGAGTTTCTGGGCCTGGGCGACGTGAGCGTGGTGACGTGGGGCACCAACCTCTACTGGGCTGGCAACGACGCGGCGCTGCTCACCCGCTCCTGGTGGATCTTCGTCCCCACGGGCCTGTGCATCGCGCTCGTGGGCTTCGCGCTCACGCTGCTCAGCTCCGCCATCGACGAGATGACCAACCCCGCGCTGCGCGTCCACAAGCCCGCGGCGCTGCCCGTGAGCACCGCTCCGCGCGCGCAGCTGGAGAAGCCGGTGCCGGGCGTGCTCCTGCGCGTGCAGGACCTGTGCATCGACTACGCGACGGAGAAGGGCGCCTCGCGCGTGGTGGACTCGGTGTCGTTCGACGTGGCGCCCGGCGAGGTGTTCGGCCTCGCGGGCGAGTCCGGCAGCGGCAAGTCCACCATCGGCTCCGCGCTGCTGGGGCTGCTGCCTTCCTCCGCCCGTGTCACGCAGGGGCGCATCCTCTTCAACGGCATGGACGTCACCGCGCTGGAGGGGCAGGCCCAGCGCGCGTTCCGCTGGCGCCAGGTGTCCATGGTGTTCCAGAGCGCCATGAGCGCGCTCAACCCGGTGCTCACGCTGGGCGAGCAGTTCCACGACACGCTCGCGGCGCATGGAAGCGTATCGCGTGCCTCGTCCTATGCCCGCGCGCGGGAGCTGCTGGGCATGGTGGGCCTGTCGCCGGACCTGGTGACGGCGTGGCCGCACCAGCTCTCCGGCGGCATGCGGCAGCGCGTGGGCATCGCGCTGGCGCTCGCCCTGGAGCCCCGGCTGATCATCATGGACGAGCCCACCACGGCGCTGGACGTCGTGGTCCAGAAGGAGCTGCTCCAGCGCATGGTGGAGCTCAAGCAGCGGCTGGGCTTCGCCATGCTCTTCATCACGCATGACCTGCCGCTGCTGCTCGCGCTGTCGGACCGCGTGGGCGTGCTCCAGGGCGGAAGGCTGGTGGAGGTGGACACCTCGGCGAACCTGCGCGCCGGGGCCCGCCACCCGTACACGCAGCTCTTGCTGTCCTCGTTCCCGCACCTGTCCGCGAAGGACGTGGCCCCCGTGCCCCAGCCGGTGACGCAGGCGCCGGAGCTGTCCGTGGCCCGGCCGTCCAGGCGCATCGCCGCCGTCCCCGGAGGTCACCGATGA
- a CDS encoding ABC transporter ATP-binding protein, which produces MSAPLLEAEGLTRSYLAGGFFSRERKPILKGVSFSLQPGEIVALVGESGSGKSTLARLLARLDMPDAGQLRLAGRDVLADGSAQASLEYRGRVQMVFQDPFASLNPVHTVAYHLERPLVRHGRVPKSGLRTRVLSLLESVGLTPAEAFAKRYPHELSGGQRQRVAVARALAVEPQVIIADEPTSMLDVSTRKGVLQLLRGLTQERGIGILFITHDLASARHLADRILVLYAGTVVEAGRADEVLRHPHHPYTKLLLSAVPDGDDFLQAALPARPATGAPPLVGCPFAPRCPVSEPRCSSLTPPDVLPAANHLVRCHLEVPKGVTADASVSS; this is translated from the coding sequence ATGAGCGCGCCCCTGCTGGAGGCGGAGGGACTGACCCGCAGCTACCTGGCAGGCGGCTTCTTCTCCCGCGAGCGCAAGCCCATCCTCAAGGGCGTGTCCTTCTCCCTCCAGCCGGGGGAGATCGTCGCGCTGGTGGGCGAGTCTGGCAGCGGCAAGAGCACGCTGGCGCGCTTGTTGGCGCGGCTGGACATGCCGGACGCGGGGCAGCTGCGGCTCGCCGGGCGCGATGTGCTGGCGGACGGCAGCGCGCAGGCGTCGCTCGAGTACCGCGGCCGCGTGCAGATGGTGTTCCAGGATCCGTTCGCGTCCCTCAACCCCGTGCACACGGTGGCGTATCACCTGGAGCGGCCGCTCGTGCGCCACGGCCGCGTGCCGAAGTCCGGCCTGCGCACGCGGGTCCTGTCGCTGCTGGAGTCCGTGGGCCTGACGCCCGCGGAGGCCTTCGCGAAGCGCTACCCGCATGAGCTGTCCGGTGGCCAGCGCCAGCGCGTGGCGGTCGCGCGCGCCCTGGCGGTGGAGCCGCAGGTCATCATCGCGGACGAGCCCACGTCCATGCTGGACGTGTCCACGCGCAAGGGCGTGCTGCAGCTGCTTCGCGGCCTCACGCAGGAGCGCGGCATCGGCATCCTCTTCATCACCCACGACCTGGCGAGCGCGCGCCACCTGGCCGACCGCATCCTCGTGCTCTACGCGGGCACGGTGGTGGAGGCGGGCAGGGCGGATGAGGTGCTGCGCCACCCGCACCATCCGTACACGAAGCTGCTCCTGTCCGCGGTGCCGGATGGCGACGACTTCCTCCAGGCCGCGCTGCCGGCGAGGCCCGCCACGGGGGCGCCGCCGCTCGTGGGCTGTCCCTTCGCTCCGCGCTGCCCGGTGTCCGAGCCGCGCTGTTCCTCGCTCACCCCTCCCGACGTCCTCCCGGCCGCGAATCACCTCGTCCGCTGCCACCTTGAAGTTCCGAAAGGAGTTACCGCCGATGCGTCAGTTTCCTCCTGA
- a CDS encoding GH1 family beta-glucosidase, with the protein MRQFPPDFLWGVATSAFQIEGATRVDGRGESIWDRFAATPGKIQDKSDGSVACEHYRRWPEDIELMRWMGLKSYRFSIAWPRILPEGRGRVNTPGVDFYSRLVDSLLGAGIEPFVTLYHWDLPQVLEDQGGWPARATGDAFVEYADVISRALGDRVKRWITHNEPWCISYLGYGNGEHAPGHKDWSKMLAAAHTLLVSHGHAVKVLRANVKHADVGITLNLTPGEPASPSPEDADATRDFDGGFNRWFLEPLYGRGYPRDVIEDHVKAGRIASPHLDFIQPGDMETIATPTDFLGVNFYSRAVLRSNRIPEEQNAPRTVFVRPDKTDMDWEVCPASLTRLLVHLEKEYKPGPIYITENGCAYSTAPSADGRVHDAQRVEYLRGHLEACGDAIAQGVNLAGYFAWSLLDNFEWAYGYTKRFGLVWVDYATQQRIPKDSAHLYRDVVAHNGLDVEQAA; encoded by the coding sequence ATGCGTCAGTTTCCTCCTGACTTCCTCTGGGGCGTGGCCACCTCCGCGTTTCAGATTGAAGGGGCCACCCGCGTGGATGGCCGCGGCGAGTCCATCTGGGACCGCTTCGCCGCCACCCCGGGGAAGATCCAAGACAAGTCCGACGGCTCGGTGGCCTGTGAGCATTACCGCCGCTGGCCGGAGGACATCGAGCTGATGCGCTGGATGGGGCTCAAGTCCTATCGCTTCTCCATCGCGTGGCCGCGCATCCTCCCGGAGGGCCGCGGCCGGGTGAACACCCCGGGCGTGGACTTCTACTCGCGCCTGGTGGACTCGCTGCTGGGCGCGGGCATCGAGCCCTTCGTCACACTCTACCACTGGGACCTGCCGCAGGTGCTGGAGGACCAGGGCGGCTGGCCCGCGCGCGCCACCGGTGACGCCTTCGTGGAGTACGCGGACGTCATCAGCCGCGCCCTGGGCGACCGCGTGAAGCGGTGGATCACCCACAACGAGCCCTGGTGCATCAGCTACCTGGGCTACGGCAATGGCGAGCACGCGCCGGGCCACAAGGACTGGTCCAAGATGCTGGCCGCGGCGCACACGCTGCTCGTGTCGCATGGCCACGCGGTGAAGGTGCTGCGCGCCAACGTGAAGCACGCGGACGTGGGCATCACCCTCAACCTCACACCGGGCGAGCCCGCGTCGCCCAGCCCGGAGGACGCGGACGCCACGCGCGACTTCGACGGCGGCTTCAACCGCTGGTTCCTGGAGCCGCTCTACGGCCGGGGCTACCCGCGGGACGTGATTGAAGACCACGTGAAGGCAGGCCGCATCGCGTCCCCACACCTGGACTTCATCCAGCCCGGGGACATGGAGACCATCGCCACGCCCACCGACTTCCTGGGCGTAAACTTCTACTCGCGCGCCGTCCTGCGCAGCAATCGCATCCCCGAGGAGCAGAACGCGCCGCGCACCGTGTTCGTGCGCCCGGACAAGACAGACATGGACTGGGAGGTGTGTCCGGCCTCCCTCACGCGCCTGCTGGTGCACCTGGAGAAGGAATACAAGCCGGGCCCCATCTACATCACGGAGAACGGCTGCGCGTACTCCACCGCCCCCAGCGCGGACGGCCGCGTGCACGACGCGCAGCGCGTGGAGTACCTGCGCGGGCACCTGGAGGCGTGCGGTGACGCCATCGCGCAGGGCGTGAACCTTGCCGGCTACTTCGCGTGGTCGCTGCTGGACAACTTCGAGTGGGCCTACGGGTACACCAAGCGCTTCGGCCTGGTGTGGGTGGACTACGCCACCCAGCAGCGCATCCCGAAGGACAGCGCCCACCTCTATCGCGACGTCGTGGCCCACAACGGCCTGGACGTGGAGCAGGCCGCTTGA
- a CDS encoding glycoside hydrolase family 2 TIM barrel-domain containing protein, with protein MKKLFLTTCLALCGGTQAFAQVAGAGAPLQSPPSAQPPSAGPVDSAAPVPGQPPPGQQQAPAAPVAPEAPPPQAAAASDARRTTVTRIIHDERGFKLQVDGKDFPIHGVNWGYTPIGENYRYSLWTQPEDFIKQVLAKEMGMLRDAGINAIRQFDDIPPVWVEYIYRNYGIYTMLNPLMGRYGHPVNGVMVVNIDYSNPEHRKAILGALAEKVEVYRDVPGVLMWLLGNENNYGLHWTSFEIEALPGHEDAARAESLYSLYGEAARTVKKRDTNHPVSIANGDLQYIDLIAKHCQDLDALGTNVYRGPTARDLFAEVKARLDKPVFFSEFGADAYDAKAGREDHVMQAEYLRTQWEQIYLEGYGQGLSGNALGGFVFQWVDGWWKHGQESNLSIHDTTATWPNGGYMADFVPGQNNMNEEWFGIAALGPPDSNGISVIQPRTAYYVLQAAFRLDPYAPTTNPDVIRDYFANIRPSALTSSYTSSVALSRAEELSAVRVSNLRLLLDSSLSRGSIATVRPNQSAADHTESIFFDLAVQPASGVYGRASFNVVGNVAQNRLNNLFYENRGTPSAPTAGQIPVGPGAPAREQSPLDRFALYQAEFKFDRSDFALEGYYRTGHYHWGEEGDFFNLYREANYGPNLDIYHGNAPFGVVFSGKKAIDGLKIAIGPELYWGANPSVVAKYRNNVGPVNITLVHQEDLAQGASSATASVVRERIARRTALNFQYATGKLVLDVGGLLSAPQRIGETFTYTRSAPDGAPSYLNSGYDVLQDKVQFLDTLGAKARLTYDMGMVRWLVQSSIRGLVADSGPEQGNIITGWSLRESGRGNHYAGQLGAALQFGSIQVSPNVLYQKPLIGPNPTIQDAYDPGSGLYYSGVRPRSVLVDAFSVLDNRETLGGELLITFDPTPGTWFWSWDRDMREDAPFAAGLDIVYRHQPTSRDAGIAILADGSTIAFGSAPVARDEWETSLRLVGNPTQRLRLYGTAYVGSQQSSGEDSRQVHRFGLDGSALYDTLLLAAQVRFNDWGPYDYHRVFNLTYPLQLGGDLSYGLKKPVLGAVSTRFGLRGLVRMLNEYSEGLNDRGITEGLKGREYEVGAYAILSL; from the coding sequence TTGAAAAAGCTCTTCCTGACGACGTGTCTGGCGCTGTGCGGCGGCACCCAGGCTTTCGCCCAGGTTGCCGGAGCAGGCGCGCCTCTTCAATCACCGCCCTCGGCGCAGCCGCCCTCGGCCGGCCCCGTTGACTCCGCCGCGCCCGTGCCCGGGCAGCCGCCGCCTGGACAGCAGCAGGCTCCGGCGGCGCCCGTGGCTCCCGAGGCGCCGCCACCTCAGGCCGCCGCGGCCTCGGACGCGAGGCGCACGACGGTGACGCGCATCATCCACGACGAGCGCGGCTTCAAGCTCCAGGTGGACGGGAAGGACTTCCCCATCCACGGCGTGAACTGGGGCTACACGCCCATCGGTGAGAACTACCGGTACTCGCTCTGGACGCAGCCGGAGGACTTCATCAAGCAGGTGCTGGCGAAGGAGATGGGGATGCTCCGCGACGCGGGCATCAACGCCATCCGCCAGTTCGACGACATCCCGCCCGTCTGGGTCGAGTACATCTACCGGAACTACGGCATCTACACGATGCTCAACCCGCTGATGGGACGCTATGGCCACCCGGTGAACGGGGTCATGGTCGTCAACATCGACTACTCGAACCCGGAGCATCGCAAGGCCATCCTCGGCGCGCTCGCCGAGAAGGTGGAGGTCTACCGGGACGTTCCCGGCGTCCTCATGTGGCTCTTGGGCAACGAGAACAACTACGGCCTGCACTGGACGTCGTTTGAAATCGAAGCCCTGCCGGGCCACGAGGACGCCGCGCGCGCGGAGTCGCTCTATTCGCTCTACGGCGAGGCGGCCCGCACGGTGAAGAAGCGCGACACGAACCACCCCGTGTCCATCGCCAACGGCGATCTCCAGTACATCGACCTCATCGCCAAGCACTGCCAGGACCTGGACGCGCTGGGCACGAACGTCTACCGCGGCCCCACCGCGCGCGACCTGTTCGCGGAGGTGAAGGCCAGGCTCGACAAGCCGGTGTTCTTCTCCGAGTTCGGCGCGGACGCCTACGACGCGAAGGCGGGCCGCGAGGACCACGTGATGCAGGCGGAGTACCTGCGCACGCAGTGGGAGCAGATCTACCTGGAGGGCTACGGCCAGGGCCTGTCCGGCAACGCGCTGGGCGGCTTCGTGTTCCAGTGGGTGGACGGCTGGTGGAAGCACGGACAGGAGTCCAACCTGTCCATCCACGACACCACCGCGACGTGGCCCAACGGCGGCTACATGGCCGACTTCGTCCCCGGTCAGAACAACATGAACGAGGAGTGGTTCGGCATCGCGGCCCTGGGCCCGCCGGACTCCAACGGCATCAGCGTCATCCAGCCGCGCACGGCCTACTACGTCCTCCAGGCCGCGTTCCGGTTGGATCCATATGCGCCCACCACCAACCCGGACGTCATCCGCGACTACTTCGCCAACATCCGCCCGTCCGCGCTCACCAGCAGCTACACGTCGTCGGTGGCGCTGTCGCGCGCGGAGGAGCTCAGCGCGGTGCGGGTGTCCAACCTGCGGCTCTTGCTGGACAGCTCGCTGTCGCGCGGGAGCATCGCGACGGTGCGGCCCAACCAGAGCGCCGCGGACCACACCGAATCCATCTTCTTCGACCTGGCGGTGCAGCCGGCCAGCGGCGTGTACGGCCGCGCGTCGTTCAACGTCGTGGGGAACGTGGCGCAGAACCGGCTCAACAACCTGTTCTACGAGAACCGCGGCACGCCCTCCGCGCCCACCGCGGGCCAGATCCCCGTGGGCCCTGGCGCGCCGGCTCGCGAGCAGTCCCCGCTGGATCGCTTCGCCCTGTACCAGGCGGAGTTCAAGTTCGACCGCTCGGACTTCGCGCTGGAGGGCTACTACCGCACCGGCCACTACCACTGGGGCGAGGAGGGTGACTTCTTCAACCTCTACCGCGAGGCGAACTACGGGCCGAACCTGGACATCTACCACGGCAACGCGCCCTTCGGCGTGGTGTTCAGCGGCAAGAAGGCAATTGACGGACTGAAGATCGCCATCGGTCCGGAGCTGTACTGGGGCGCCAACCCCTCCGTGGTGGCGAAGTACCGCAACAACGTGGGCCCGGTGAACATCACGCTGGTGCACCAGGAGGACCTGGCGCAGGGCGCGTCGTCCGCCACGGCCTCCGTGGTGCGCGAGCGCATCGCGCGCAGGACGGCGCTCAACTTCCAGTACGCCACCGGCAAGCTGGTGCTGGACGTGGGTGGCCTGCTCTCCGCGCCGCAGCGCATTGGCGAGACATTCACCTATACGCGCAGTGCTCCGGACGGCGCCCCCAGCTACCTCAACAGCGGCTACGACGTGCTCCAGGACAAGGTGCAGTTCCTGGACACGCTGGGCGCCAAGGCCCGCCTCACCTACGACATGGGGATGGTGCGCTGGCTGGTGCAGTCCTCCATCCGCGGGCTCGTCGCGGACAGCGGTCCGGAGCAGGGCAACATCATCACGGGCTGGAGCCTGCGCGAGAGCGGCCGCGGCAACCACTACGCGGGACAGCTGGGCGCGGCGCTGCAGTTCGGCTCCATCCAGGTGTCACCCAACGTCCTGTATCAGAAGCCGCTCATCGGGCCGAACCCCACCATCCAGGACGCGTACGACCCGGGCTCCGGGCTGTACTACTCGGGCGTGAGGCCGCGCAGCGTGCTGGTGGACGCGTTCAGCGTGTTGGACAACCGCGAGACGCTGGGCGGCGAGCTGCTCATCACCTTCGACCCCACGCCGGGCACCTGGTTCTGGTCGTGGGACCGCGACATGCGTGAAGACGCGCCGTTCGCCGCGGGCCTGGACATCGTCTACCGGCACCAGCCCACGTCGCGCGACGCGGGCATCGCCATCCTCGCGGACGGCAGCACCATCGCCTTCGGCAGCGCGCCGGTGGCCCGCGATGAATGGGAGACGTCCCTGCGCCTGGTGGGCAACCCCACCCAGCGCCTGCGCCTGTACGGCACGGCCTACGTGGGCAGCCAGCAGTCCTCCGGCGAGGACAGCCGGCAGGTCCACCGCTTCGGCCTGGACGGCTCCGCGCTCTACGACACGCTGCTGCTCGCGGCCCAGGTGCGCTTCAACGACTGGGGGCCGTACGACTACCACCGCGTCTTCAACCTCACGTACCCGCTGCAACTGGGCGGTGACCTGTCCTACGGGTTGAAGAAGCC